Proteins from one Dromiciops gliroides isolate mDroGli1 chromosome 6, mDroGli1.pri, whole genome shotgun sequence genomic window:
- the LOC122731999 gene encoding 40S ribosomal protein S20-like: MAFKDTSKMLVEPDVAIPWIWITLISCNRKSLKKVCADLIRGAKEKSWKVKELVQMPTKTLQITIGKTPCGEGSKTWDCFQMRIHKCLIDLHSPSEIVKQITSISIEPGVEVEVTIADAQSIISFNKLIATKNK; encoded by the coding sequence ATGGCATTCAAGGACACCAGCAAGATGCTTGTGGAGCCTGATGTGGCCATTCCCTGGATCTGGATCACCCTCATCAGCTGCAACAGGAAGTCACTCAAGAAGGTTTGTGCTGACCTGATTAGAGGAGCCAAGGAAAAGAGCTGGAAAGTGAAGGAACTTGTTCAAATGCCCACCAAGACACTTCAAATTACAATTGGAAAAACACCTTGTGGTGAAGGTTCTAAGACTTGGGATTGCTTCCAGATGAGAATCCACAAATGTCTTATTGATTTGCACAGTCCTTCTGAAATTGTGAAGCAGATCACTTCTATCAGCATTGAACCAGGGGTAGAAGTTGAAGTCACCATTGCAGATGCCCAATCAATCATCTCTTTTAATAAATTGATCgcaactaaaaataaataa